The Episyrphus balteatus chromosome 4, idEpiBalt1.1, whole genome shotgun sequence genome includes a window with the following:
- the LOC129918064 gene encoding xaa-Pro aminopeptidase 2, protein MSEKLIQVIFFILAIFSSVQSFGDKPEGFERESCNRKGLIQPVTEYRKRLQAVREQMLIRASLQGPEIDAYILTSYDEHLNEEVAVRDQRLQYLTGFTGRNAFVVITHKGSALWTENRYLQQADGELDCNWNIYPLNETFQIADWLVFYLEPDMRVGADPHLVPHNTWLRWERELMDKFFTLVKVNNNLVDLIWGWDRPPSQNITINIQDLRFAGEKWQSKVENLRQTLKEHMCDAMVVTSLTEIAYLLNIRGRDIPYTPVVKAYLIVSQQDLILYVDRVKVHLGLLLHLKADLCHSTVCVDIKEYNAVWSDIRTFNQIWKKVLIPAPCPLDHGASQAVYTSIQQNLIYEHVSPIIFMRAQKNFEERMGMRAAHIRDGAAMCEAMSNLEQRFNTEKWTEETIKFEVERSRLSQPHSKGLSLRTVVAFGKHSALPFYISSNVTDIDVTDQSTLVIESGGQYFDGTTDVSRTFHFGQPTTEQRQAYTNVLSGILRLSHLKFPADLRPSEIDALSRSAVWDAMSDYPHATGHGIGSHLSVEEPPIAVSYTDNSTFHFREGYYFSNEPGYYRRGSFGIRLENVLEVLDTGRTHPSGSKFLAFTEVTLVPYEPKLIDRTILSAQEKRWLNEYNGKIRQLVGDELKRQGNMQAFYWMMNKTRHIREFLPEDEYRVSKGSSIQIITSLWLAISITILNEFIQRFL, encoded by the exons ATGTCAGAAAAACTAATTCAAGTTATATTCTTCATTTTAG caattttttctTCGGTTCAGTCGTTTGGAGATAAGCCTGAAGGTTTTGAGCGGGAATCGTGTAACCGAAAAGGATTG ATTCAACCAGTaacagaatatcgaaaaagacTCCAAGCTGTACGTGAGCAAATGTTAATCCGAGCTTCACTTCAGGGACCAGAAATAGATGCCTACATCCTTACTTCCTATGATGAACATCTTAATGAAGAAGTTGCTGTACGAGATCAAAGATTACAGTATCTTACAGGTTTCACAGGACGAAATGCATTTGTTGTGATAACACATAAAGGATCTGCTTTATGGACAGAAAATCGATATTTACAACAAGCCGACGGAGAACTAGATTGTAATTGGAACATATACCCTTTGAATGAAACATTTCAAATCGCCGATTGGTTAGTG ttttatttagaaCCAGATATGCGAGTTGGCGCTGATCCTCACTTGGTTCCTCACAATACTTGGTTACGATGGGAAAGAGAGCTGATGGATAAGTTTTTCACTTTAGTCAAAGTAAACAATAATTTAGTGGATCTTATCTGGGGATGGGATCGTCCACCGTCACAAAATATAACCATTAATATTCAAGACTTAAGATTTGCGGGTGAGAAATGGCAAAGTAAGGTAGAAAATTTAAGACAAACACTTAAAGAACACATGTGCGATGCAATGGTTGTGACTTCTCTAACAGAAATAGCCTACCTTTTGAATATAAGAGGTAGAGATATACCTTATACGCCGGTAGTAAAG GCTTATCTAATTGTTTCACAACAAGACTTAATACTTTACGTTGATCGTGTAAAAGTTCATCTTGGACTGTTGCTTCACTTAAAGGCTGATTTATGCCATAGCACTGTTTGTGTTGA CATAAAGGAGTACAATGCAGTATGGAGTGATATTCGAACCTTTAATCAAATCTGGAAAAAAGTTCTAATTCCTGCTCCTTGTCCGTTGGATCATGGAGCTTCCCAAGCGGTTTATACTTCAATTCAACAAAATCTTATTTACGAACACGTCTCACCAATAATATTTATGCGTGCTCAGAAAAACTTTGAAGAACGGATGGGAATGCGTGCAGCTCATATTCGTGATGGAGCTGCAATGTGTGAGGCAATGAGTAATCTCGAACAAAGA TTCAACACAGAAAAATGGACAGAAGAGACAATAAAATTTGAAGTCGAACGCAGTCGTCTTTCACAGCCACATTCCAAGGGACTATCCTTACGCACAGTTGTTGCCTTTGGGAAACATTCCGccttgccattttatatttccaGCAATGTAACCGACATTGATGTCACTGATCAGAGTACATTAGTAATTGAATCTGGTGGGCAATATTTTGATGGTACAACGGATGTCTCGAGAACTTTTCATTTCGGTCAGCCGACAACAGAACAGCGGCAGGCATATACAAATGTTCTATCAGGAATTTTGCGGTTATCACATTTGAAGTTCCCAGCAGATTTGCGACCATCGGAGATTGATGCTCTTTCACGTAGTGCTGTATGGGATGCAATGAGTGATTATCCACATGCTACGGGTCATGGAATTGGATCTCATTTGTCCGTAGAAGAAC CTCCAATTGCTGTATCATATACGGACAATAGCACATTTCATTTTAGAGAGGGATACTATTTTTCCAATG AGCCCGGTTACTATCGACGTGGCTCGTTTGGCATTCGTTTGGAGAACGTTTTGGAGGTTTTAGATACCGGACGAACACACCCATCTGGATCTAAATTTTTGGCCTTTACCGAAGTAACATTGGTGCCTTATGAACCAAAATTAATAGACCGAACTATACTTAGCGCTCAGGAG aaACGTTGGTTAAATGAGTATAATGGAAAAATTCGTCAGCTTGTGGGCGATGAGCTGAAACGACAGGGCAATATGCAAGCGTTTTACTGGATGATGAATAAAACTCGTCATATAAGAGAATTTTTACCGGAAGATGAGTATCGTGTCTCTAAAGGCAGTTCCATTCAAATCATCACATCATTATGGTTGGCGATAAGTATTACAATACTAAATGAATTCATCCAAAGATTTTTGTGA